A single region of the Papilio machaon chromosome 13, ilPapMach1.1, whole genome shotgun sequence genome encodes:
- the LOC106710153 gene encoding geminin — MSSGDVQDMPRATRRSLRTIQSTATDTENLVGKPSNSPKHQLSRESPVLDIAPPVKRKSPSHKKVQANLDDKVSVDDLTNPKTASKNYWKALATKSQAALQEALSQNEKLHETIEELKEEIVKLREMLEEANAFVEVVKDLTNNTNDDTGIDVNDVSQADSLDDTQKTEDGNEQTSL, encoded by the exons atgAGCTCTGGTGATGTACAA GATATGCCTCGCGCAACCAGAAGATCTTTAAGGACAATTCAGAGTACTGCAACGGACACCGAAAATTTGGTGGGTAAACCATCAAATAGTCCTAAACATCAGTTGTCCCGAGAATCTCCTGTCCTCGAcat agCTCCTccagttaaaagaaaaagtccATCTCACAAGAAAGTACAAGCTAACCTTGATGACAAAGTATCTGTGGACGACTTGACCAATCCTAAAACAGCTTCTAAAAATTACTGGAAAGCTTTAGCTACAAAGAGCCA AGCTGCTTTACAAGAAGCATTAAGCCAGAATGAGAAGCTTCATGAAACAATAGAAGAACTTAAAGAGGAGATTGTTAAGCTCAGAGAAATGTTGGAAGAAGCTAATGCCTTTGTGGAAGTGGTCAAG GATTTAACCAATAACACTAATGATGACACAGGCATTGATGTCAATGATGTCAGCCAGGCGGATTCCCTGGACGATACCCAAAAAACTGAAGACGGCAATGAGCAAACATCTTTGTAG
- the LOC106710120 gene encoding uncharacterized protein LOC106710120: MEYLKDYDNADTISIDTLALEEAVQNEREREILELSSLSKKVCFLHTSILYYRNAKSKLGATCHEAWRTLIKKIGGTPNTWRELGYSLGISQDDLDYIMSTVREDPADTVLKVFMQNENATLDKILDALVKMKRFDILKSIDDPFSILSQSFCKEDSGYHSGSKTSGTREIISFTKNLTNDLPPALNKSMVIKESKRPDKPTLRPPIKTVDTKIEKDHPILFLTFTEDGWATAVNIKQYVENWTDVPAVSVITLNERRDEVYQNPEKFIREYFEKADLIVPIITTGYLNEIRSHTPRVQNTIDNLDFKYASFIYKLIINHYIHASGCLNEKVRSVLPQNAEVNVLTDIRMYPDLTPWTYEENFDETFKVFLNKEYLTF; encoded by the exons at ggagtatttaaaagattacgATAATGCAGACACAATCAGTATCGATACATTAGCGCTTGAGGAAGCCGTACAAAATGAGCgagaaagagaaatattagaattaaGTTCACTTAgtaaaaaagtatgttttctACACACAAGCATACTATACTACAGGAATGCAAAATCAAAGCTGGGAGCTACTTGCCACGAAGCCTGGAGGacgttaataaagaaaatagggGGTACTCCAAACACTTGGAGGGAACTTGGTTATTCATTGGGTATATCGCAAGATGATTTAGAT TACATCATGAGTACAGTAAGAGAAGACCCCGCTGATACAGTTCTTAAAGTGTTTATGCAAAATGAGAATGcaacattagacaaaattcTTGATGCCTTAGTTAAAATGAAACGATTTGATATTCTGAAATCTATAGATGATCCATTCAGTATTTTATCACAGAGTTTTTGTAAAGAGGACAGTGGCTACCATAGTGGTAGCAAAACAAGTGGTACAAGAGAGATAATAAGTTTTACGAAGAACCTTACAAATGACTTACCGCCagctttaaataaatcaatggtTATCAAGGAATCTAAGAGACCTGATAAGCCAACACTTAGACCACCAATCAAGACTGttgatacaaaaatagaaaaagatcatcctatcttatttttaacatttacggAAGATGGATGGGCAACAGcagttaatataaaacaatatgtagAAAATTGGACAGATGTACCTGCAGTAAGTGTGATTACACTCAATGAGAGAAGGGATGAAGTTTATCAGAATCCAGAGAAATTTATAAGagaatattttgaaaag gcTGACTTAATAGTACCTATAATAACTACGggatatttaaatgaaataagatCCCACACACCAAGAGTACAGAACACAATTGATAATTTGGATTTTAAATATGCCagctttatatataaattgataatcAACCATTATATACATGCATCTGGGTGTCTCAATGAAAAAGTCAGAAGTGTATTGCCTCAAAATGCAGAAGTCAATGTTCTTACAGATATAAGAATGTATCCGGACCTAACTCCTTGGACATACGAAGAAAACTTTGATGAGactttcaaagtttttttaaataaagaatatttaactttttaa